GAGATAGCCTAATTTTTATTTATGGAGTTTTCTATAAATAAATTGAAAATCAAACATTATCTATTAGGAGGAAATATAAAAATGACACAAGTAACTGCAGCTTTAGTTAAAAAATTACGTGATATGACCGGTGTTGGAATGATGGATGCGAAAAGAGCATTAGTAGCCGTAGAAGGTGACATTGATAAAGCCGTTGACCATTTGAGAGAAAACGGAATGGCAAAAGCTGCTAAAAAAGCAGACCGTGTAGCTGCTGAAGGTTTAGCAAGTGTTTTTGTTGAAGGAAATACTGCTGCAATCGTAGAAATTAATTCAGAAACAGATTTCGTTTCTAAAAATGATCAATTCCAAACATTAGTTGCAGAAGTAACTCGCCAAGTAGCTGAAGCAAATCCAGCAACTCTTGAAGAAGCTTTAGAAATCAAAACTGCTAGTGGTACAATTAGCTCTGAAATCATGGAAGCAACGACTGTAATTGGTGAAAAAATCAGCTTCCGTCGTTTCGAACGTTTAACTAAAGATGACAACTCTGCTTTTGGTGCATACTTGCATATGGGTGGACGTATTGCTGTTTTAACTTTAATCGAAGGAACAACTGATGAAGAAATTGCTAAAGATGTTGCTATGCACATTGCTGCAATCAATCCTAAATATGTTTCACGTGACCAAGTTTCACAAGATGAAATTGCTCATGAAACAAAAATTCTAACTGAACAAGCATTAAACGAAGGAAAACCAGCTAATATCGTTGAAAAAATGATTCAAGGTCGTTTGAACAAATATTTAGCTGAAATCAGTTTAGTTGATCAACCATTCGTTAAAGATCCAGACCAAACTGTTGGACAATTCTTAGCATCTAAAGGCGCATCTGTGAAAACATTTGTCCGCTTTGAAGTTGGAGACGGAATTGAAAAACGCGAAGATAACTTTGTTGAAGAAGTTATGAGTCAAGTAAATAAATAATCAAACCTGAGACTTTAATGAGAAAGGGAACGCATCGTATTGAGCGCTCCCTTTTTTCTTGCAATTATGTTAAAATAGAAGAGTAATGAAGCCAATGGAGGGAAGCTAACATGAACAAACCAAAATACAAACGTATTGTCTTAAAAATAAGCGGAGAAGCTTTAGCTGGAGAAGAAGGATTCGGTATTAAACCGCCAACAATTAGAGAGATTGCGAAAGAAATTAAAGAAGTGCATGATCTTGGTGTTGAAATCGCTATTGTTGTTGGTGGTGGAAATATTTGGCGTGGACAAGTTGGTTCTCAAATGGGAATGGATCGTGCTCAAGCAGACTATATGGGAATGCTAGCAACCGTTATGAATGCTTTAGCGTTACAAGATAATTTAGAAACTGTTGGTGTTCCAACACGAGTTCAAACATCTATTGAAATGCGTCAAATTGCAGAACCTTATATTCGTCGCAAAGCTATGCGCCATTTAGAAAAAGGGCGTGTTGTTATTTTTGCAGGTGGAACAGGGAATCCTTATTTTTCAACAGATACAACTGCTGCATTGCGTGCTGCTGAAATTGATGCGGATGTTATTTTGATGGCTAAAAACAATGTTGATGGAGTCTATTCAGCAGATCCAAAAGTCGACGTTACAGCTACTAAATTTGAAGAATTAACTCATTTAGAAATTATTAATAAAGGGTTACAGGTTATGGATACAACAGCAAGTTCATTAAGTATGGACAATGATATTCCATTGGTGGTCTTTAACTTAAATGAAACGGGCAATATTAAACGTGTTGCGCTGGGAGAAACAATCGGTACAACAGTGAGGGGGAAATAAAATGAGTCAAGTATTATTAAATGAAGCAAAAGAAAAAATGACAAAGGCTGAACAAGCTTTACAACGTGAATTAGGTTCTATCCGTGCTGGTCGCGCAAATGCAAGTATTTTAGATCGTATTCAAGTAGAGTATTATGGAGCACCAACTCCATTAAACCAATTGGCTTCAATCACGATTCCAGAAGCACGAGTTTTAATGGTATCACCATTTGATAAAACTTCTTTACAAGATATCGAACGTGCATTAATGCAAAGTGATGTTGGAATTACCCCAACAAACGACGGAAATGTGATTCGTTTAGTGATTCCAATGTTAACAGAAGAGCGTCGTAAAGAATTAGCGAAAAGAGTTAAAAAAGAAGCTGAAAATTCTAAAGTAACTGTTCGAAATATTCGTCGTGATTTAATTGATGAGTTGAAAAAAGCAGAGAAAAATAAAGAAATGACTGAAGATGAATTACGCAACTATGAAACAGAAGCTCAAAAATTGACAGATGATAGTGTTAAAAATCTTGATAAGATTGCAGCAGATAAAGAAAAAGAACTCTTAGAAGTATAAGAGCAATCAGTTAAAAAAGAGGTTAAGGATTTTTGATCCTTAGCCTCTTTTTTTCATGGTTATTGTTGCTTTAGCAACTTAGAACCAAGATACACATCCATCAAAGATGGACTGTGGTCCTTAAATGTTGGTTTATTTTAATCTGAAAAAAATTATGTTGAAATATTAGGGTTGTTTTGGACGAACAAAGCTATTATATTCGCTTAAAAATTCATCTGCTTCAGCTTTGTTGTAACGTTCGTAATGAGTCGCATCATGCAAGATTTTTTTGATTTCATAAACGGCTTTTTTTTGTTCATACCAAGCTTTTAATTTGTTATCTGTTCCTTTAAGTTCTTCTAAAATAGTGTCTAGACGGTCAACGGTATCTGCAATTTCTTGTAGCGCTGCTACTTTTTTCGTTTCGCTATCTGTGAACTCTGTAAAATCATCCATATCGATTCCTTCTTTCTCTATTAGATAAAATAAGCATACTAAAGCAACCAAACCTAGTCAAATGATAACCCTTTCAAATGAGCAAGTTTTAATAGGCTATTAGAGCTAATTAACTAAAATTTAACACAAATAAAGTAGTCAAGCGGTCTTATATCCTTTAAAATAGAAAAGAAGTTTAACGAACAAATATAAATCATGTGAAAAATGTGGGATTTTTTGCAAAACTAATAGGAATGTCTTTAACTTTTTGCTACAATAGATTAAGTTGAGTACAGAAATTGGAGGGAACTACTTGAAACATTTATTTAAGCGAAAAGGAAAACAACAAGCTGGAACAAATCCGCATCCTTTTCAAGAAAATGAAGTAATCCCCAATCATATTGCTATCATCATGGATGGCAATGGACGCTGGGCACAAAAAAAATTCCTGCCACGAGTTGCAGGACACCG
This Carnobacterium maltaromaticum DSM 20342 DNA region includes the following protein-coding sequences:
- the pyrH gene encoding UMP kinase — its product is MNKPKYKRIVLKISGEALAGEEGFGIKPPTIREIAKEIKEVHDLGVEIAIVVGGGNIWRGQVGSQMGMDRAQADYMGMLATVMNALALQDNLETVGVPTRVQTSIEMRQIAEPYIRRKAMRHLEKGRVVIFAGGTGNPYFSTDTTAALRAAEIDADVILMAKNNVDGVYSADPKVDVTATKFEELTHLEIINKGLQVMDTTASSLSMDNDIPLVVFNLNETGNIKRVALGETIGTTVRGK
- the tsf gene encoding translation elongation factor Ts, whose protein sequence is MTQVTAALVKKLRDMTGVGMMDAKRALVAVEGDIDKAVDHLRENGMAKAAKKADRVAAEGLASVFVEGNTAAIVEINSETDFVSKNDQFQTLVAEVTRQVAEANPATLEEALEIKTASGTISSEIMEATTVIGEKISFRRFERLTKDDNSAFGAYLHMGGRIAVLTLIEGTTDEEIAKDVAMHIAAINPKYVSRDQVSQDEIAHETKILTEQALNEGKPANIVEKMIQGRLNKYLAEISLVDQPFVKDPDQTVGQFLASKGASVKTFVRFEVGDGIEKREDNFVEEVMSQVNK
- the frr gene encoding ribosome recycling factor, which encodes MSQVLLNEAKEKMTKAEQALQRELGSIRAGRANASILDRIQVEYYGAPTPLNQLASITIPEARVLMVSPFDKTSLQDIERALMQSDVGITPTNDGNVIRLVIPMLTEERRKELAKRVKKEAENSKVTVRNIRRDLIDELKKAEKNKEMTEDELRNYETEAQKLTDDSVKNLDKIAADKEKELLEV